Below is a window of Senegalia massiliensis DNA.
TATTATCAGTAGTATAAATATTATATTGTTTTTAAACCCACTTAGTAATTTGTTTTTGAGTTTCATATTATCCCCTCTTCATTCCATATCCTATTAATTTACATTATCTTTCTATTTTACTATAAAGATAGTTTATATCAAAGTGAGTAAAATATCAATTATCTATTCTTATTAATAGTATTAAAAAACTATAACAACAATTCTTATTTTTTTAGATATAATAAAATTATTTTATTTTATACAAATATAGCTTATTATAATTTATATGTTCAATCCCTTTAAACAAGCCAATTGAATTTTCAAAAATGTTTAGAATTAACTATACAATTAAAACTTTTTTTAGATTCATAACATATATTACATAATTATTTCAAAAAAATGGATTTATAGCTTGTTTTTTTTGTTATATTACATTTTCATTAAAGTTTATTCTTCTATTGCCTTATTATACTATTTTCCATAATCATAAATAAAAATTTTATGGGTGAATTAGATTTCCTTCAATATGTTTAAATAAACTATTCTTCAAGTTGAACATCTCTTTTCACTTTACTATTGTCACTTTGATATAGTTTTGGAAATATTGATTTATCTAACTTATAATTAAAGCCTACTACTATTGCAGCTATTATTCCTATAATTCCAAGAACAATAAATGCAGCTCTATAAGACATATTATCAATTAAATATCCCATAACTACCCTTCCCCCAGTTCCACCTATAAAATATCCAATATTTCTATAACTATTTATCCTACCTCTATGACTTGCTGGAACTCTTCTACTTATATAAGGTGCTGATCCTAACATATTTACTATTTCTCCTATTGTGAATGCAAACATCATTATGTAAAAGATAAAATAAATATCAGTATCTACTATGATCAAGTAACTAAGTGAATAGAGAGTTATTCCTATTATTATTTTAGGCAATTCATTCAATTTTCTTAGTAAATGAGTAACTATAGGGGTAAACGCTATAACTACGAATCCATTAAAACTAGAAATTAAACCAAAGTATCTTGCTCCTTTATCTAAAAATATATCTTCCATATAAAGAGGCAATACAAAAGACCATTGATCATATATAAATGATGAAAACATAAATATTATTAACTGTATAAGTATTGATTTTCTCTTTTTCAAAATATCAAGTGATGAAGTATTTACGTCAGCATCATTTTCATATTCATTTTCTTCTTCTTCAATATTTTGAATTTTTACATTTTTAATAAAAAATATTATAAGCATAGTAGATAAAAGAGTTGTTGCTCCATCAATTATAAATGCTAGACTTAAATAATTTTCAAATAACAATCCACCAATACTTGCTCCAAACATAAATCCCAAATTATGCCCTAAATATGATAGTGAATAAACTTTTTCTCTCTCTTTTGGTTTAGTTACATCTGCTATTAATGCTTCAAATGCTGGATATTCCATATTAGCAAATAACCCTGCTATTACAAAAAATACAAGCATTAATGTTCCAGGTTCTACAAGACCTGCTAACATAAAAAATATTACAGTTATTATATCAAATGTAATTATTAAATTTTTTCTGTTATATTTATCAGCAAGTTTTCCTCCTATTATTGTAGCAGGCAAAAATAATCCTCCAATAGCAATAGATAGCCAAGCTATTGTAGATGCTGAATATCCAATCTTTCGACTAAGTATCAAAGTTAAAAGTGGCCAAATAAATCCTCCCATATTTGTTATTATTCTAGCAAAGAATATAACATATGCAGATTTAGAAAGCCCCTTATATTGAGAAAATATACTTATCATTATTGTTCATCTCCTTAATTTCAAATAAAAATAACACCAATTATATTATAATATAATTAGTGTTATTTTTCTCCTTTATTTTAGATTAAACCTTCTTTTTCTAGGAAATCTCTTGCTACTTTTTCTATATCTTCTTTTTCAACATCCACAAGATAATTCATATTCTGCATTTCTTCATCTGATATAGTATCACCTAGCTTTTCTAATACTCCTTTTAACTCTGGGTATTTTTTAAGGCTTTCATTATGCATTATAGGGGCTGCATAATATGGTGGGAAAAATGACTTATCATCTTCTAAAACTTTTAAATTTAACTCTATTATCTTCCCATCAGTTGAAAAGGCATCAATAGTATCTACTTCCCCACTATCTATAGCATTATATCTTAATCCTGGATCAAGACCATTTGTTTCTCCGAATTCAAAACCATAAGCTTCCTTAACTCCTGGATAACCATCACTTCTCTCCAAAAACTCTACAGTAGCACCTAAAGTTAATTCCCCTGCTACACTTGCTAAATCACTGAAAGTTTCTAAATTATTTGCTTCAGCTAAATCTTTTTCTACTGCAAATGTATAAGTGTTATTAAACCCTAAAGGTTCTAACCATGTAATATTATATTGATTTTGATATTCTTCTTTTACTATATTATATACTTTATCTGGATCAGTTACTTTATCTTCTCTTTTAAGTATAGCTTCAAATGCTGTACCCGTATATTCTACATAAGTGTCTATTTCATTACTTTTAAGTGCTTCAAATGCTGGTAGTGTTCCACCTAACTCTTTTATTTCAGTTTCATAATCTGTGTTTTCTTCGATTAATATTGAAAGTATCTGTCCTTCTATTCTAGCTTCTGTATAATTTTTAGTTCCTACAATGACAGTTTCATCTTCATTGAAATACTGATATCCTACAACACTCACTATAATTAATACAACTGCTAAAGCCAAAGCCCCTATTCTTTTTCTTGTTTTTTTATCAGTAATAATGTGTCCAAAGACAGAAACTGAAGCTTTCTTTTCTATCAAACCAAGTAAATAATCTATCCCAAGAGCTAATGCTGTCGTAGGTATTGCTCCTGCAAGGATTATAGAATTATCACTCATAGATATTCCTCTAAATATAAAATCTCCAAGGCCTCCTGCACCAATAAGAGCTGCTATTGTTGTAGTACCAATGTTTATTACAGTAGCAACTCTTATACCACCCATTATAACCGGAAATGATAGTGGCAAGCTTACCATAAACAATATTTGTATAGGTGTCATTCCTACACCTTTTGCTGATTCTTTTATAGATTCATCTACACTCTTTATACCTATAAACGTATTTTTAATAATAGGTAAAAGCGCATATAAAAATAATACTATAACTGCTGGTCTATAACCTATACCACCTATTAATGGAATTGGAATGATAAATCCAAACATAGCCAAGCTTGGTATAGTTTGAAATATATTTGCTACAGTAAGTATTCCATCTCCAAGCTTTTTACTTCTTGAAACTATTATTCCGAGTGGTACCCCTATAAGTACTGCTAATAATACTGCAGTAAGTGTTATTTGCATATGTTCAATAGTTTTCGCTATAATCTCACCAAAATTTTCAATCATATAATTAAAAACCATAAAATTCTCCTTTCTTAATCAACTTGTAATAAATCTGATATAACATTTAATGCACTACTTTTCGTTACTGCTCCTTTTACTTTATTTTGAGAGTTTATAACAGGAACAAAGTTAATATTTTGTTCATTTATTATATTTATAACATCTGCCATGCTCATATCTTCATGCACTGGTTTTATATCTGTTCTTTTCAGTTCAGTCATAGTCATATTTTTATCATTACTTCTTGTATCCTTAGCAGTTATATAACCTTGATAATTTTCATCTTTATCTACAATTATAAGAAAGTTAACTTCTCTTTCTCTCATTCTTTCAACTGCTTCAGCAAGTCTTCTTCTAAGATAAATCTTGGGATATTTTTTAACCATTATATCACTAGCACTAATCAGTTCTGGACTCCTCCATAACCTATCTTTTCCAACAAAGTTTTCTATAAATTCATTTTTAGGATTAGATAATATTTCTTCTGGAGTATCAAATTGTACAATATTTCCTTTATCCATAACAGCTATTCTATCTGCCATTTTTATAGCTTCATCCATATCATGAGAAACCATAACAATTGTTTTCGATAACTCTGATTGCAATCTTATAAGTTCATCTTGTAATTGTTCACGGGTTATAGGATCAAGTGCAGAAAAAGGTTCATCCATTAATAAAATATCAGGATTTGCAGCTAATGCCCTTGCTATACCTACCCTTTGTTGTTGACCTCCACTTAATTCTGAAGGATACCTTTTAGCATATTCATCTGCTGGAAGTCCTACTAAATCTAATAATTCGCGTGCCCTTTCTTCTCGTTCTTCTTGAGTCCACTCCTTTAGTAGTGGTACAAGCTCAATGTTTTCACTTACAGTCATATGTGGAAAAAGACCAACCATTTGAATAACATATCCTATATTTCTTCTAAGTTCTATAGCGTTTATATCTAATATGTTATCACCATTTATTAATATTTCTCCTCCTGATGGCTCAATGAGTCTATTTATCATCTTCATTGTAGTAGTCTTTCCACAGCCACTCTCTCCAATAAGTACAACTAACTCTCCTTTTTTGATTTGAAAGCTTAAATCATCAATAACAGCTTCAGTTGCATCATCAAATATTTTTTTTACGTTCTTAAATTGAATCATTTAATTTCTCCTTTCCTTTTATATTAAAAATAATTTCAACAATATTTTTTATAATATAATTATTAACATTTAAAATTAAAGCTAGAAGTTTATACACATATCTAGCTTGTCCTTATCAGTTATGATATTATAATTTATATTTAAAAATCTTTGGTAAAGTAAGATATAGCCTAAAGTAATATAAGAGAATTAATCTATAAGAGGATTAAAAAACCTAATAAGTAAATTACTATATTTTATTATATTACATTTTCAGAATATTTTCCAGTAAAATTCCGAATTATAATATATTTTTTTTGTTAAATGTTATTTAAATTACTTTGTTTTAATATTAAATGTATCTGTATAGTTCATTATTTTATATATTAAAAATAAAATGGACCTTTATTGGTCCATTTTATTTGAATTTTTAGTCATTTCATTTATAGTATTCATTTCTTTATTTGTTAAATACCTCCATTTACCTATAGGTAAATTTTCTAAAGTTACATTCATTATTCTTATTCTTTTAAGTTTTACTACATTATACTCTAAATATGAACACATTCGTCTAATTTGTCTATTAAGTCCTTGTGTTAATATTATCTTAAATTTATATTTACTAATTTTTTCAACAAAACATTTCTTTGTTACTGTATCTAATATAGGTACTCCATTTGACATATCTTTTATAAATTTATTTGTTATAGGTTTATCTACTGTTACTATATATTCTTTTTCATGGTTATTTCCTGCCCTAAGAATTTTATTTACAATGTCCCCGTCATTTGTTAAGAATATTAGCCCTTCAGAATCTTTATCAAGTCTACCTATAGGAAATATCCTTTCAGGATAATTTACAAAATCTACTATATTGCCTTTAACATGTGATTCTGTTGTACATGTTATACCTCTAGGCTTATTTAATGCTATATATATAAGTTCTGGTTTGGCATTCATTAATTTACCATCTACTTCTATATAATCATTAAAATCAACTTTATCCCCTAATTCTGCTTTTTTACCATTTATTTTAACTCTTCCTTGCTCTATCATTGAATCAGCTTCTCTTCTAGAACAAAGTCCTGTCTCTCTTATAAATTTATTAATTCTTTTCTTTGAATTATTTTGTTCCATTAAATATTATTACTCCTTAGAATTTAATTATTTTTGATTTTGTAACATCTATTTCTATCTTTCTTAACTCTTCACTTTCACCTGTAATTGCATGAACACTAGGAATATACTCCCTCCAATATTTATATTCGTTAATAAAATTATACCCTTATGTGCTAATTATAACACAAAATTTAATTATCACTATCTCATTTTACCTATGTTATAATTGTATTGATAGTAAAATATAAATTTAAAAGGTGAAGATATGGAAAAAAAGAGTAATCTTAATTTTGTAATAATACTACTTATATCCTTGATTGGAACAGGAGTTATTGGATATAAAATATTACTTGAACTTAATTTTATAGATGCATTATATATGACTGTTATAACAATATCTACTGTTGGTTATGCAGAAGTTGGAGAAATGGATACAGAAGCAAAACTCTTTTCTATAATCTTAATATTTATAAGCTTAGGTACAGTAGGTTATTTATTTAGTAGTATAGTGTCTTCTTTTTTAGAGGGAGATTTAAGAAAGGCTTGGAGGAGGAGAAAAATGGAGCAGTACATAACAAAATTAAATAATCACTATATAATATGTGGCGCAGGAGAAACAGGTTATAATGCTATCAAACAGTTTAAAAGAAGTAATGAACCATTTGTGGTTATAGATAAAGATAAAAATAAAATTAATGAATTAATAGAAAATGATATATTTGGAATATGTGGAGATGCAACAGCAGAAGATACACTTAAAAAAGCTAAAATTAAAAATGCCAAGGGACTTATATCTTCTCTATCAACTGATGCAGAAAATGTTTATACAGTTTTAACTGCAAGACAAATGAATAAAGATTTATATATAGTATCTCGTGCTATAAATAAACATGCAGATGAAAAATTAAAAAAAGCTGGAGCAAATAACACTATTTCTCCAAATGAAATAGGTGGAACCAGAATGGCTGCATTAATGCTTAGACCTACAGTTATTTCTTTCTTAGATATAATGACAAGAGCCGGCGATGTAATACTTGATCTTGAAGATGTAGTTATATCAGAAAATTCCTCACTTATAGATAAGGCACTTCAAGAAGCTAAAATCCCCGAAAAAACTGGATTAATTGTACTTGCTATAAAAAAGAAAGATTCAGAAAAATTATCATTTAATCCAAGTTCAGATGAGATTTTAAAAGAAGGCGATACAATGATAGTATTAGGTAGAGAAGAGCAAGTAAATGACTTAAGAGAAATAGCAAATGATAGAGGAAAAAGACATTTAAGTATATAGAAAAGGAGACTATAATGCAGATTTTAAAAAATCATTGGAAATGTTTATTAGAAGATGAATTTAAAAAAGATTATTATTTAAACTTAAGAAAATTTTTAATAAATGAATATAAAACTAAAGTTATTTATCCAGATATGTATGATATATTTAACGCTTTGCATTTTACTGACTATAAAGATGTAAAAGTAGTCATTTTAGGACAAGACCCATATCATGGCCCAAATCAGGCTCATGGTTTAAGCTTTTCTGTAAAACCTGAAGTTGGAATTCCTCCTTCTTTAGTAAATATTTATAAAGAATTAAATAATGATTTAAATTGTTATATACCTAATAATGGATATTTAAAAAAATGGTCAATGCAAGGGGTAATGCTACTTAATACTGTATTAACAGTTAGAGCACACAACCCAAACTCTCATAGAAATATGGGATGGGAATATTTTACGGATAAAATAATTAGTTTACTAGATAAGAGAAAAGATCCTATTGTTTTTATATTATGGGGTAAAAATGCCCAATCTAAACAAGATTTAATAAATAATCCAATTCATCATATTATAAAAGCACCTCATCCAAGTCCATTAGCTGCTTATAGAGGTTTTTTTGGAAGTAGACCTTTTTCTAAAACTAATAAATTTTTAAAATCTATAGGAAAAAACCCTATAGATTGGCAAATTGAAAATATATAGAGGATAGTGGTATCCTCTATATATTTTTTATGTCTTTGATTTTTACAATTGGTAAAAACATTCAACACTAAATACTTCTTGTCCTGAATATATTGCCGTTTTTGTAGAAGGTATATTTTCACAATCAATATTGCACCATAATACTTCTACAAATTTAGGTAAGATGTTTATAAAATGGCTAAGTAATAATTCAGAATATTTATTTCCTCTATAATCTTTAGCTATCATAATTTCATTAATATATATACCTTTTAACCCAAAAACATCATTTTTTTCCGCTGCAATTATCCCAACTTTTTTATTATTCACAACACCATAATATAATAGATTTTCTTTACGACATTTTTCCATTAATTCAATATCATTTATAGGTATTCTTTCTTTCATATCAGGATTCATAATATGAAAATTGTTGTACTCATTTTCATACCATTTATAATATTCACTACTCTTAACTTGTTCAAGTTTAAATTTACTTTTAGCCGTTGTAGAATTTTTTGAATTTAATTTTATTACATTACCAATAAAAGATTGTTGAACAGTAAAAAACTTTTCATCTAATTCATATTTTGATAATAAAATAGGATTGATCCAAAAATTAATGTGTAGTGGTTTAAAAACCTTGAAATATGGATATACATTTTTAACTATATCTTTAATATCAGCTTGTTTTATCATAAAATTAGGCCATATATAAATAAAGGGTTTATTAGCATTTCCCCCCATATGTCGAATTCCTGCTAAAACAAATTTATCTGTTTTTCCAATCTTAATTAATTTTTGTTCGTAATCAGAAATCTTTGTTTTGGAAATATTAAAATGTTTAAATCTTGCCTTCATAATATCTCTTTTATTTAATTCTAATAATTCATCTAACTCTGATAAAATGTACTTATTTACTTCTTCCTCATTTATTAATTTACCTAAAATTTCTAAATCATAGATGAATTCAGATGCAACTTGTACAAATTTCATTTTCATTTTATTATCTAAAATAACTTCCACTCCTCTTTTTATGAATTACTATTTTCATTAATATTCCTCCCAATATATTTACCCCGATTTCACTTGAAATATTTTTCAATTTCTTTAGCAAAGTCATCTCTAATTCGTTCTAATAATTCATGAAGATAATTTTACCCTTTGAGATTGTATTAATAAGATAGTTTCTCCTGAAAATAATACACCTATATTCAATTCTTGTTTATTTTTATTTAATTTTCTTATCATAATAATATCCTCTAAATTTACTTTTTGTCATTTAAGCTATGAAGATATAATCATTAACTAGATAGCTAAGAAATTATTTTATATATTTAAAAACTATGGAGTTAATCCACAGTTTAAATTAAGAAACTACATGATAGAAAAATTAGCATATGTCTAAATTCTTATAAGTAAAATTATATTCTTTATTAAATCCATATATTAGTATTTGTTGAGTAGATACAGTATCTTCACAGTTACCTAGAATTAATAATATCACAAATAAAGATGCTAAAGGCACCTATTTTATGCTAAATCTACTTATACTAAGTTTAATACTAGCTTAATCCTATGTCAATCATCTATCTCTTTTTTCTTATATGGATCTTTTGATGTAATTTACTAATGACTTGAATCTTTAGACTGTTTTTTCACACAAATAATTTTTTTTAACTAAATATATGCCTATAATAAATGTCATACATTCCGCTAATGGAACTGTAACCCATACTCCATTTATTCCTATAATCATAGGAAGTATATTTATACCCAAAATTATAAATACTATACCTCTACTTGCTGATATTATAATAGATGCCGTAGCACTTCCTATTGCAGTAAAATATCCTGAGTTTATTATATTAAAACCACACAATAAAAAAGCAAATGCATATATCTTTGATCCTCTTACTGCTAAATCTAAAACATCTTCATTTCCACTTGCAAATAATGATACTAATTGTTTTCCGAATCCAAATAATATAAAAAACAACACTGTCCCAACAACTAAATTTACCTTTGATGCTAACTTTAAGGTATCATTTAGTCTATCATGTTTTTTGTAACCATAGTTATAACTTAGTATAGGTGCTATTCCATCTGATATCCCAAACATTATATGAATTCCAAATTGAGATATATAATTTATTGTTGTAAATGCTGCAACACCAGATTCTCCAGCGATTTTCATGAATGAAACATTAAACATATATGCAGTTGTAGCCGTTGCAATTGCAA
It encodes the following:
- a CDS encoding glycine betaine ABC transporter substrate-binding protein, encoding MVFNYMIENFGEIIAKTIEHMQITLTAVLLAVLIGVPLGIIVSRSKKLGDGILTVANIFQTIPSLAMFGFIIPIPLIGGIGYRPAVIVLFLYALLPIIKNTFIGIKSVDESIKESAKGVGMTPIQILFMVSLPLSFPVIMGGIRVATVINIGTTTIAALIGAGGLGDFIFRGISMSDNSIILAGAIPTTALALGIDYLLGLIEKKASVSVFGHIITDKKTRKRIGALALAVVLIIVSVVGYQYFNEDETVIVGTKNYTEARIEGQILSILIEENTDYETEIKELGGTLPAFEALKSNEIDTYVEYTGTAFEAILKREDKVTDPDKVYNIVKEEYQNQYNITWLEPLGFNNTYTFAVEKDLAEANNLETFSDLASVAGELTLGATVEFLERSDGYPGVKEAYGFEFGETNGLDPGLRYNAIDSGEVDTIDAFSTDGKIIELNLKVLEDDKSFFPPYYAAPIMHNESLKKYPELKGVLEKLGDTISDEEMQNMNYLVDVEKEDIEKVARDFLEKEGLI
- a CDS encoding ABC transporter ATP-binding protein, with protein sequence MIQFKNVKKIFDDATEAVIDDLSFQIKKGELVVLIGESGCGKTTTMKMINRLIEPSGGEILINGDNILDINAIELRRNIGYVIQMVGLFPHMTVSENIELVPLLKEWTQEEREERARELLDLVGLPADEYAKRYPSELSGGQQQRVGIARALAANPDILLMDEPFSALDPITREQLQDELIRLQSELSKTIVMVSHDMDEAIKMADRIAVMDKGNIVQFDTPEEILSNPKNEFIENFVGKDRLWRSPELISASDIMVKKYPKIYLRRRLAEAVERMREREVNFLIIVDKDENYQGYITAKDTRSNDKNMTMTELKRTDIKPVHEDMSMADVINIINEQNINFVPVINSQNKVKGAVTKSSALNVISDLLQVD
- a CDS encoding uracil-DNA glycosylase, translating into MQILKNHWKCLLEDEFKKDYYLNLRKFLINEYKTKVIYPDMYDIFNALHFTDYKDVKVVILGQDPYHGPNQAHGLSFSVKPEVGIPPSLVNIYKELNNDLNCYIPNNGYLKKWSMQGVMLLNTVLTVRAHNPNSHRNMGWEYFTDKIISLLDKRKDPIVFILWGKNAQSKQDLINNPIHHIIKAPHPSPLAAYRGFFGSRPFSKTNKFLKSIGKNPIDWQIENI
- a CDS encoding GNAT family N-acetyltransferase, whose protein sequence is MEVILDNKMKMKFVQVASEFIYDLEILGKLINEEEVNKYILSELDELLELNKRDIMKARFKHFNISKTKISDYEQKLIKIGKTDKFVLAGIRHMGGNANKPFIYIWPNFMIKQADIKDIVKNVYPYFKVFKPLHINFWINPILLSKYELDEKFFTVQQSFIGNVIKLNSKNSTTAKSKFKLEQVKSSEYYKWYENEYNNFHIMNPDMKERIPINDIELMEKCRKENLLYYGVVNNKKVGIIAAEKNDVFGLKGIYINEIMIAKDYRGNKYSELLLSHFINILPKFVEVLWCNIDCENIPSTKTAIYSGQEVFSVECFYQL
- the rluF gene encoding 23S rRNA pseudouridine(2604) synthase RluF, translated to MEQNNSKKRINKFIRETGLCSRREADSMIEQGRVKINGKKAELGDKVDFNDYIEVDGKLMNAKPELIYIALNKPRGITCTTESHVKGNIVDFVNYPERIFPIGRLDKDSEGLIFLTNDGDIVNKILRAGNNHEKEYIVTVDKPITNKFIKDMSNGVPILDTVTKKCFVEKISKYKFKIILTQGLNRQIRRMCSYLEYNVVKLKRIRIMNVTLENLPIGKWRYLTNKEMNTINEMTKNSNKMDQ
- a CDS encoding potassium channel family protein, coding for MEKKSNLNFVIILLISLIGTGVIGYKILLELNFIDALYMTVITISTVGYAEVGEMDTEAKLFSIILIFISLGTVGYLFSSIVSSFLEGDLRKAWRRRKMEQYITKLNNHYIICGAGETGYNAIKQFKRSNEPFVVIDKDKNKINELIENDIFGICGDATAEDTLKKAKIKNAKGLISSLSTDAENVYTVLTARQMNKDLYIVSRAINKHADEKLKKAGANNTISPNEIGGTRMAALMLRPTVISFLDIMTRAGDVILDLEDVVISENSSLIDKALQEAKIPEKTGLIVLAIKKKDSEKLSFNPSSDEILKEGDTMIVLGREEQVNDLREIANDRGKRHLSI
- a CDS encoding MFS transporter, giving the protein MISIFSQYKGLSKSAYVIFFARIITNMGGFIWPLLTLILSRKIGYSASTIAWLSIAIGGLFLPATIIGGKLADKYNRKNLIITFDIITVIFFMLAGLVEPGTLMLVFFVIAGLFANMEYPAFEALIADVTKPKEREKVYSLSYLGHNLGFMFGASIGGLLFENYLSLAFIIDGATTLLSTMLIIFFIKNVKIQNIEEEENEYENDADVNTSSLDILKKRKSILIQLIIFMFSSFIYDQWSFVLPLYMEDIFLDKGARYFGLISSFNGFVVIAFTPIVTHLLRKLNELPKIIIGITLYSLSYLIIVDTDIYFIFYIMMFAFTIGEIVNMLGSAPYISRRVPASHRGRINSYRNIGYFIGGTGGRVVMGYLIDNMSYRAAFIVLGIIGIIAAIVVGFNYKLDKSIFPKLYQSDNSKVKRDVQLEE